In a single window of the Elaeis guineensis isolate ETL-2024a chromosome 4, EG11, whole genome shotgun sequence genome:
- the LOC105036906 gene encoding subtilisin-like protease — MESLSLFFLHLFFFILFSPYSVTARNHVRVSTVGAEASELRTYVVHVQPSLSTVFATSTDRETWYNSFLPKTPARMVHMYTNVASGFAARLSEHELEDMKKKPGFLHAYPDRLYSLQTTHTPEFLGLQLNSGFWNDANYGKGVIVGMLDTGIFPDHPSFSGDGMPPPPAKWKGRCDFNASLCNNKLIGARTFISGAMAMKGRGVAAAPPVDDVGHGTHTASTAAGARVAGANVLGNAKGTAAGMAPLAHLAIYKVCSEFGCADSDILAAMDAAVADGVDVLSLSIGGDSVPFYQDSIAIGGFGAIKNGVFVSCAAGNSGPNVSSLSNEAPWLLTVAASTMDRNIRVTVKLGNGLEFNGESLYQPEWYNPTFYPLVYAGAGPKPDAIFCGNGSLDGLDVKGKIVLCDRGGDIARIDKGVTVQGAGGVGLILTNGRLDGYSTLADPHVLPASHIGYSDGVKIKSYISASSNPTVSFIFKGTILGTSPAPAITSFSSRGPSLASPGILKPDITGPGVSVLAAWPFDVGPSTVNSTGPTFNIISGTSMSTPHLSGIAALLKAVHPDWPPAAIKSAIMTTADILDRSGEPIVNEQYLPANLFAVGAGHVNPVKANDPGLVYDLSADDYIPYLCGLGYTSTQVTAIVRRSVNCLVVKNITEAELNYPSISVSLGAATTFITVERTVKNVGEAMSEYLVEVDTPYGVEVSVSPVKLQFSEVNQEMKFYVTLSASSSRGGARFSQGYLNWVSEKRMVRSPISVTFSN, encoded by the coding sequence ATGGAAAGCCTAAGCCTCTTCTTCCTCcacctcttcttcttcattctcttcAGCCCTTATTCTGTAACTGCTCGCAACCATGTCAGAGTCAGCACCGTCGGCGCCGAGGCATCTGAACTACGAACCTATGTAGTCCATGTGCAGCCGTCATTGTCGACCGTGTTCGCCACCTCCACCGACCGGGAGACGTGGTACAACTCCTTTCTCCCGAAGACCCCCGCAAGAATGGTCCACATGTACACCAATGTGGCCAGCGGCTTCGCCGCGAGGCTCAGCGAGCATGAACTGGAGGACATGAAGAAGAAGCCCGGATTCCTCCACGCCTATCCCGACCGCCTCTATTCCCTTCAGACTACACATACGCCGGAATTCTTAGGCTTGCAGCTCAACAGCGGGTTCTGGAATGATGCCAACTATGGCAAGGGGGTGATAGTCGGAATGCTTGACACCGGAATCTTCCCCGACCACCCTTCTTTTAGTGGTGATGGGATGCCACCGCCACCCGCCAAATGGAAAGGGCGGTGCGACTTCAATGCCAGCCTTTGCAACAACAAGCTCATCGGTGCGAGGACATTCATCAGCGGCGCGATGGCAATGAAAGGAAGAGGTGTCGCAGCGGCACCTCCGGTTGACGACGTGGGGCATGGAACCCACACTGCGAGCACAGCGGCGGGAGCACGAGTGGCGGGTGCTAATGTTCTAGGAAATGCTAAGGGCACCGCCGCCGGGATGGCGCCTCTTGCCCACCTCGCCATCTACAAGGTGTGCTCTGAGTTCGGCTGTGCTGACTCCGACATATTGGCTGCAATGGACGCAGCAGTCGCTGATGGAGTCGACGTGCTGTCGCTCTCCATCGGAGGAGACTCCGTTCCATTTTACCAAGATTCGATCGCAATTGGTGGTTTTGGGGCCATCAAGAATGGGGTATTCGTGAGCTGTGCTGCCGGTAACTCCGGCCCGAATGTGAGCAGTCTCTCGAATGAGGCCCCATGGCTCCTCACGGTGGCCGCAAGCACCATGGACAGGAACATAAGGGTGACggtgaagctcggcaatggcctAGAATTCAATGGCGAGTCGCTCTACCAGCCAGAGTGGTACAACCCGACCTTCTATCCTCTAGTTTATGCCGGTGCCGGCCCAAAGCCTGATGCCATCTTCTGTGGCAACGGCTCCTTGGATGGCCTGGACGTAAAGGGTAAGATAGTGCTTTGCGACCGCGGTGGCGACATCGCCAGGATCGACAAGGGCGTAACCGTGCAGGGTGCGGGCGGTGTCGGCTTGATTCTGACAAACGGACGTCTCGACGGATACAGTACCCTTGCAGATCCTCACGTCCTGCCGGCGTCCCACATCGGTTACTCCGATGGAGTGAAGATCAAATCCTACATCAGCGCTTCGTCGAACCCGACTGTGTCCTTCATTTTCAAGGGCACCATTCTCGGGACATCGCCGGCTCCGGCGATCACATCATTCTCGTCCAGAGGACCGAGTCTGGCCAGCCCAGGCATTCTGAAGCCGGACATCACTGGTCCAGGCGTGAGTGTTCTGGCTGCATGGCCTTTTGATGTCGGGCCTTCGACCGTAAACAGCACCGGTCCGACCTTCAACATAATATCCGGCACCTCCATGTCCACTCCTCATCTCAGTGGCATAGCGGCGCTGCTCAAGGCCGTACATCCGGATTGGCCCCCGGCTGCAATCAAATCGGCGATCATGACGACGGCCGACATACTGGATCGTAGTGGGGAGCCGATTGTAAACGAGCAATACCTCCCAGCTAACCTCTTTGCCGTGGGTGCTGGCCATGTCAACCCGGTTAAGGCTAATGACCCGGGGCTAGTCTATGACCTTAGTGCGGATGACTATATTCCGTACCTCTGTGGCTTGGGCTACACGAGCACGCAAGTGACCGCAATTGTTCGCCGGTCGGTCAATTGTTTGGTGGTCAAGAATATCACTGAAGCTGAGCTCAATTACCCATCGATCTCGGTGTCGCTTGGTGCTGCCACGACGTTTATCACCGTGGAACGGACTGTGAAGAATGTTGGGGAGGCAATGTCGGAGTACTTGGTAGAGGTTGATACTCCTTATGGAGTGGAAGTGAGTGTCAGTCCGGTAAAGCTCCAGTTCTCGGAGGTGAACCAGGAGATGAAATTTTATGTGACCTTATCAGCGAGCAGCAGCCGTGGCGGTGCGAGGTTTTCGCAGGGCTACCTGAATTGGGTCTCGGAGAAGCGGATGGTGAGGAGTCCGATCTCTGTCACCTTCAGTAACTAG